In Mangrovivirga cuniculi, the following proteins share a genomic window:
- a CDS encoding helix-turn-helix domain-containing protein, with the protein MQEINEQNIRLIFGLKLRQLRMDNELSLSDLSKKTGISVSYLNEIEKGKKYPKADKIAALAEQFEVTYDWLVSLQLGKKLAPIADLIRSNILNELPLEIFGIEPVELINLLMTTPTKFNAFISTLIEIGRNYDMGVENFYYSVLRTYQEMNENYFDELERSVDKFYQQFHLTKGEILEHKHLEKILIEDFGVKISYTLQDTHNSLRDLRSLLVPGKQPMLLLNKFLTSEQKAFILAKEIGYIFLKLDTREYAGSMLEVNSFEKVLNNFKAAYFAGALLIREKAITADLKKLFNNEGWCPDDFTAIIEKYHCTPEVFFHRMTNILPKHFGLKQLFFLRFTRNEENKDISLTKEMHLAGLHNPHATALNQHYCRRWLSLTLMDDLEELKISGKYTTPILKAQKSRYINGENEYLLFTVAMPRPGTKTVNYSISIGILINSKLRKTIKFSDDDRINIRMVNETCERCPAVDCNERAAPPHVLNHEQKIKQMKSAIDRLISRT; encoded by the coding sequence ATGCAGGAAATAAACGAACAAAACATCCGATTAATCTTTGGCTTAAAACTCAGGCAACTCAGGATGGATAACGAACTAAGTTTGTCCGATTTATCCAAGAAAACGGGCATTTCGGTATCATATCTCAATGAAATTGAAAAAGGAAAAAAGTATCCAAAAGCGGATAAAATCGCTGCACTCGCTGAGCAATTTGAAGTAACCTACGACTGGTTGGTTTCTTTACAATTGGGTAAAAAATTAGCTCCAATCGCCGACCTTATTCGCTCAAATATTTTAAATGAATTACCATTGGAGATTTTTGGAATAGAACCTGTTGAACTAATAAATCTCCTGATGACTACCCCTACTAAATTCAATGCTTTTATATCAACCCTGATTGAAATTGGCCGAAATTACGATATGGGGGTAGAAAACTTTTACTATTCTGTACTTCGCACTTATCAGGAAATGAATGAAAATTACTTCGATGAACTCGAAAGATCAGTTGACAAGTTCTATCAACAATTTCATTTGACCAAAGGAGAAATATTGGAACACAAGCATTTGGAAAAAATTCTCATCGAAGATTTTGGAGTAAAAATATCATACACACTTCAGGACACCCACAATTCTTTAAGAGATTTAAGATCGTTACTCGTACCTGGAAAACAGCCCATGTTGCTGTTAAATAAATTTCTGACTAGTGAACAAAAAGCGTTTATTTTAGCAAAAGAGATTGGATATATATTCTTAAAGTTAGATACCAGAGAATATGCAGGATCTATGCTTGAAGTAAACAGCTTTGAAAAGGTCCTCAACAATTTTAAGGCAGCATATTTTGCAGGGGCACTTTTAATAAGAGAAAAAGCAATTACAGCCGATCTCAAAAAATTATTTAATAATGAAGGGTGGTGCCCGGATGATTTCACAGCTATAATAGAAAAATACCATTGCACTCCGGAGGTGTTTTTTCACAGGATGACCAATATTTTACCAAAGCATTTTGGACTTAAACAGCTATTTTTCCTACGCTTTACCAGGAATGAAGAGAATAAAGATATTAGCCTTACCAAGGAAATGCACCTTGCAGGACTTCACAATCCTCACGCTACTGCATTAAACCAACATTATTGTCGAAGATGGCTGAGTTTGACCCTAATGGATGACCTGGAAGAATTAAAAATATCAGGAAAATATACTACTCCGATACTTAAAGCACAGAAGTCGAGATATATCAATGGTGAAAATGAATACTTATTATTTACTGTTGCTATGCCTCGCCCCGGAACGAAAACAGTTAATTACAGTATTTCTATTGGAATTCTAATTAATAGTAAACTGAGAAAAACGATAAAATTCTCTGATGACGACAGAATAAACATCCGGATGGTAAATGAAACTTGTGAAAGATGTCCAGCAGTAGACTGTAACGAACGTGCCGCACCTCCTCATGTATTAAATCACGAGCAAAAGATAAAACAAATGAAATCGGCTATTGATAGATTAATAAGTAGAACTTAA